From the genome of Brevibacterium sp. JSBI002, one region includes:
- a CDS encoding D-alanyl-D-alanine carboxypeptidase family protein, translated as MRFHRSTASSPRTLSLSVIGFAAALLVLAAQLIHSPAPAQAVPEPAQSTAPAYVSPGDLSDGAKPPKPTGTSWLVGDLDSGELHVAKNVEKRHAPASTIKLLTALALVDEFDDRKKKVTAEFEDMEVDGTKVGLMQTNKYSIDLLFHAMLMSSANDAANALGRAAGGQDKAVKLMNEKAAELGMSNTQAKNTSGLDAKGQYTTAEDLMKLAWAVCEDDYLMKVIGTETFKFPGGKNPQTKEKFKGYEIQNHTKIVGQVDGGLGLKNGFTRAAKGSYVAVAERDGHRVVATMLGIDNNSRQVAVDLLDWDFAQKDPKSLQTVPVGIQATAEAAPTATGSSSDAGGAESDSSGTTESQKSDESEPSMASQTVGAALDNPLALILLAGGAVLFIATVILWLRIRARMQGRR; from the coding sequence ATGCGTTTCCACCGCTCGACTGCTTCCTCACCGCGCACCCTGTCGCTGAGCGTCATCGGCTTTGCCGCCGCACTGCTCGTGCTCGCGGCCCAGCTCATCCACTCCCCCGCGCCCGCGCAGGCGGTGCCCGAGCCGGCGCAATCGACGGCACCGGCGTATGTCAGTCCCGGCGACCTCAGTGATGGGGCGAAGCCGCCGAAGCCGACGGGCACGTCCTGGCTTGTCGGCGACCTCGACTCCGGGGAGCTGCATGTGGCGAAGAATGTGGAGAAGCGGCACGCTCCGGCGTCGACGATCAAGCTGCTCACGGCTCTGGCGCTCGTGGACGAGTTCGACGACAGGAAGAAGAAAGTGACCGCCGAGTTCGAGGACATGGAAGTCGATGGGACAAAGGTCGGTCTCATGCAGACGAACAAGTACTCCATCGATCTGCTCTTCCACGCGATGCTGATGTCGAGCGCCAATGATGCGGCGAATGCTCTGGGTCGTGCAGCCGGCGGGCAGGACAAGGCCGTGAAGCTGATGAACGAGAAGGCCGCCGAGCTGGGCATGTCGAATACGCAGGCGAAGAACACGTCGGGGCTCGATGCAAAGGGGCAGTACACGACCGCTGAGGACCTCATGAAGCTCGCGTGGGCGGTGTGCGAAGACGACTACCTCATGAAGGTCATCGGCACGGAGACGTTCAAATTCCCGGGCGGAAAGAACCCGCAGACGAAAGAGAAGTTCAAGGGCTACGAGATCCAGAACCATACGAAGATCGTCGGCCAGGTCGACGGCGGGCTGGGCCTGAAGAACGGGTTCACTCGGGCTGCGAAGGGCTCGTACGTGGCCGTGGCCGAGCGTGACGGGCACCGTGTGGTCGCGACCATGCTCGGCATCGACAACAACTCTCGCCAAGTAGCCGTCGACCTGCTCGATTGGGATTTCGCCCAGAAGGACCCGAAATCGCTGCAGACCGTGCCCGTCGGGATTCAGGCCACCGCCGAGGCGGCCCCCACCGCCACTGGCAGCTCGAGTGATGCCGGGGGCGCCGAATCGGATTCGAGCGGAACGACGGAGTCCCAGAAGTCCGATGAATCGGAGCCATCCATGGCGTCCCAGACCGTCGGTGCAGCACTGGACAATCCCCTGGCGCTCATCCTCTTGGCGGGTGGGGCCGTACTCTTCATCGCCACGGTGATCCTGTGGCTGCGAATCCGGGCACGGATGCAGGGCCGACGATAG
- a CDS encoding succinate dehydrogenase iron-sulfur subunit, which translates to MSTDTTPEPASKIDLPTHVSGEGGTIPSFDCTFRIARFDPEVDSEAHWEEYNVTMYGTDRVLDALHKIKWEIDGSLSFRRSCAHGVCGSDAMRINGRNRLACKTLLKDLDTSKPITVEAIKGLPLEKDMIVDMEPFFQSYREVMPFLVTSGHEPTRERLQSAEQRAAFDDTTKCILCAACTSSCPVFWTDGQYFGPAAIVNAHRFIFDSRDEGGDMRLEVLNDKEGVWRCRTTFNCTEACPRGIEITKAIAEVKQAILQRAF; encoded by the coding sequence ATGAGCACCGATACCACCCCAGAGCCAGCGTCGAAGATCGACCTGCCGACACACGTGTCCGGCGAAGGCGGAACCATCCCGTCCTTCGACTGCACCTTCCGGATCGCCCGCTTCGACCCCGAGGTCGATTCCGAGGCGCACTGGGAGGAATACAACGTCACGATGTACGGCACTGACCGTGTGCTGGATGCCCTCCACAAGATCAAGTGGGAGATCGACGGCTCGCTGTCCTTCCGCCGGTCCTGCGCCCACGGCGTTTGCGGCTCCGATGCGATGCGCATCAACGGCCGCAACCGCCTGGCCTGCAAGACGCTGCTCAAGGACCTCGACACGTCCAAGCCGATCACCGTCGAGGCGATCAAGGGCCTTCCGCTCGAGAAGGACATGATCGTCGACATGGAGCCCTTCTTCCAGTCGTACCGCGAGGTCATGCCGTTCCTCGTCACCTCGGGACACGAGCCCACGCGTGAGCGTCTGCAGTCGGCCGAACAGCGTGCAGCCTTCGACGACACCACGAAGTGCATCCTCTGCGCTGCGTGCACCTCGTCGTGCCCCGTGTTCTGGACCGACGGCCAGTACTTCGGTCCGGCCGCGATCGTCAACGCGCACCGTTTCATCTTCGATTCGCGTGACGAAGGCGGAGACATGCGTCTCGAGGTCCTCAACGACAAAGAAGGCGTGTGGCGCTGCCGCACCACCTTCAACTGCACCGAGGCCTGCCCTCGTGGCATCGAGATCACCAAGGCCATCGCCGAGGTGAAGCAGGCGATCCTGCAGCGCGCATTCTGA
- the nrdF gene encoding class 1b ribonucleoside-diphosphate reductase subunit beta, whose translation MENLTLASHVDAINWNRVVDPIDDEVWDRLTGNFWLPEKVPLSNDIQSWATLTDDEKTLTMRVFTGLTLLDTIQGTVGAISLIPDAVTPHEEAVLTNIAFMESVHAKSYSSIFSTLCSTKEIDEAFRWSRENKYLQSKADIILSYYRGDDPLKRKVASTLLESFLFYSGFYLPMYWSAHAKLTNTADLIRLIIRDEAVHGYYIGYKYQKGLESQSEERKQELKDYTMNLMFELYENEVAYTHDLYDSVGLSEDCKMFLHYNANKALMNLGYEAMFPKEVTQVNPAILAALSPGSDENHDFFSGSGSSYVIGKAENTEDDDWDF comes from the coding sequence TTGGAGAATCTGACTCTGGCATCGCATGTCGATGCCATCAACTGGAACCGCGTCGTCGATCCGATCGATGACGAGGTCTGGGACCGCCTGACCGGCAACTTCTGGCTGCCGGAGAAGGTCCCGCTGAGCAACGACATCCAGTCCTGGGCGACTTTGACCGACGATGAGAAGACGCTGACGATGCGCGTCTTCACCGGTCTGACCCTGCTCGACACGATCCAGGGCACCGTCGGTGCGATCTCGCTCATCCCGGATGCGGTCACCCCGCACGAAGAGGCGGTGCTGACGAATATCGCGTTCATGGAGAGCGTGCACGCGAAGTCGTACTCTTCGATCTTCTCGACCCTGTGCTCGACGAAGGAGATCGACGAGGCCTTCCGCTGGTCGCGTGAGAACAAGTACCTGCAGTCCAAGGCGGATATCATCCTCAGCTACTACCGGGGTGACGATCCGCTCAAACGCAAGGTCGCCTCGACGCTGCTCGAGTCCTTCCTCTTCTACTCCGGCTTCTACCTGCCCATGTACTGGTCGGCACACGCCAAACTGACGAACACAGCTGACCTCATCCGTCTGATCATCCGCGATGAGGCCGTGCACGGCTACTACATCGGCTACAAGTATCAGAAGGGTCTGGAGTCGCAGTCCGAGGAGCGCAAGCAGGAGCTCAAGGACTACACGATGAACCTCATGTTCGAGCTCTACGAGAACGAGGTCGCCTACACCCACGACCTCTACGATTCGGTGGGACTGTCAGAGGACTGCAAGATGTTCCTCCACTACAACGCCAACAAGGCGCTGATGAACCTCGGTTACGAAGCGATGTTCCCCAAAGAGGTCACGCAGGTCAACCCGGCCATCCTCGCGGCTCTCTCGCCCGGCAGCGATGAGAACCACGATTTCTTCTCCGGTTCGGGATCGTCCTACGTCATCGGCAAGGCCGAGAACACCGAAGACGACGACTGGGACTTCTGA
- the sdhA gene encoding succinate dehydrogenase flavoprotein subunit: protein MQVHHYDVVIVGAGGAGMRAAIESGQRARTAVLTKLYPTRSHTGAAQGGMCAALANVEEDNWEWHTFDTVKGGDYLVDQDAAEVMAKEAIDAVLDLEKMGLPFNRTPEGKIDQRRFGGHTRDHGKSAVRRSCYAADRTGHMILQTLYQQCVKHGVEFYNEFYVLDLLMTEVDGVKRPAGVVSYELATGEIHVFQAKSVVFATGGVGKVFKTTSNAHTLTGDGMAVTYNRGIPLEDMEFFQFHPTGLAGLGILLSEAARGEGGILRNSEGERFMERYAPTIKDLAPRDIVARSMANEVREGRGCGPNKDYVLLDLTHLEPSHIDEKLPDITEFARTYLGVEPYTEPVPVFPTAHYAMGGIPTNIEAEVLADNDTVIPGLYAAGECACVSVHGSNRLGTNSLLDINVFGKRAGIAAAEYAKTAESVELPENPANDVVEMLEKMRTSDGTERIAAIRKDLQDIMDANVQVFRTDETLREALDEIAKLRERYNNVGIQDRGKRYNLDLLEAVELGFLLELAEVISVAAIHRKESRGGHFREDFPDRDDEKFMHHTMTYLDPEAETDGIKGMRLETKPVIVTRYQPMERKY, encoded by the coding sequence GCGAACGTGGAAGAGGACAACTGGGAATGGCACACCTTCGACACCGTCAAGGGCGGTGACTACCTGGTCGACCAGGACGCCGCCGAGGTGATGGCCAAGGAAGCCATCGACGCCGTCCTCGATCTCGAGAAGATGGGGCTGCCGTTCAACCGCACCCCCGAAGGCAAGATCGACCAGCGTCGTTTCGGCGGTCACACCCGCGACCACGGCAAGTCCGCCGTGCGCCGCTCCTGCTACGCCGCCGACCGCACCGGCCACATGATCCTCCAGACCCTGTACCAACAGTGCGTCAAGCACGGCGTGGAGTTCTACAACGAGTTCTACGTCCTCGACCTCCTCATGACCGAGGTCGACGGGGTCAAGCGCCCCGCAGGCGTCGTGTCCTACGAACTGGCCACCGGTGAGATCCACGTCTTCCAAGCCAAGTCGGTCGTCTTCGCCACCGGCGGTGTCGGCAAGGTCTTCAAGACCACCTCGAACGCACACACCCTGACCGGTGACGGCATGGCCGTGACCTACAACCGCGGAATCCCGCTGGAGGACATGGAGTTCTTCCAGTTCCACCCGACAGGCCTCGCCGGCCTGGGCATCCTGCTGTCCGAGGCGGCTCGCGGTGAGGGCGGAATCCTCCGCAACTCCGAGGGTGAGCGCTTCATGGAGCGCTACGCCCCGACGATCAAGGACCTCGCCCCGCGTGATATCGTGGCCCGTTCGATGGCCAACGAAGTGCGCGAAGGCCGTGGCTGCGGACCGAACAAGGACTACGTCCTGCTTGACCTCACCCACCTCGAGCCCTCGCACATCGACGAGAAGCTGCCGGACATCACCGAGTTCGCCCGCACCTACCTCGGCGTGGAGCCCTACACGGAGCCGGTGCCGGTCTTCCCGACCGCGCACTACGCGATGGGCGGCATCCCGACGAACATCGAAGCCGAAGTCCTCGCCGACAACGACACCGTCATCCCCGGCCTCTACGCCGCCGGTGAATGCGCCTGCGTGTCGGTGCACGGTTCGAACCGTCTGGGCACGAACTCGCTGCTCGACATCAACGTCTTCGGCAAGCGCGCCGGCATCGCCGCCGCGGAATACGCGAAGACCGCCGAGTCCGTCGAACTGCCCGAGAACCCGGCGAACGATGTCGTCGAGATGCTCGAGAAGATGCGCACCTCGGACGGCACCGAGCGCATCGCGGCGATCCGCAAGGACCTGCAGGACATCATGGACGCCAACGTGCAGGTATTCCGCACCGACGAGACTCTGCGTGAGGCACTCGACGAGATCGCCAAGCTGCGCGAGCGCTACAACAACGTGGGCATCCAGGACCGCGGCAAGCGCTACAACCTCGATCTGCTCGAGGCCGTCGAGCTCGGCTTCCTGCTCGAGCTCGCCGAGGTCATCTCTGTCGCCGCCATCCACCGCAAGGAATCGCGTGGAGGACACTTCCGCGAGGACTTCCCGGATCGTGACGACGAGAAGTTCATGCACCACACGATGACCTACCTCGATCCCGAAGCGGAGACCGACGGCATCAAGGGCATGCGTCTTGAGACGAAGCCCGTCATCGTCACCCGTTACCAGCCGATGGAGCGTAAGTACTGA